Proteins encoded within one genomic window of Camelina sativa cultivar DH55 chromosome 19, Cs, whole genome shotgun sequence:
- the LOC104765477 gene encoding GDSL esterase/lipase APG-like, with amino-acid sequence MQSFTIHTYQSKNMDRRTMLFLLLTLVSTFSLVQISFAQLVPAIMTFGDSVVDVGNNNYLPTIFRADYPPYGRDFANHKPTGRFCNGKLATDITAETLGFTKYPPAYLSPEASGKNLLIGANFASAASGYDDKAALINHAIPLYQQVEYFKEYKSKLIKIAGSKKADSIISGAICLLSAGSSDFVQNYYVNPLLNKVYTVDQYGSFLIDNFSTFIKQVYGVGARKIGVTSLPPTGCLPAARTLFGFHEKGCVQRLNTDAQQFNKKLNAAASKLQKQYSGLKIVVFDIFTPLYDLVQNPSKSGFTEATKGCCGTGTVETTSLLCNPKSLGTCPNATQYVFWDSVHPSEAANEILASSLIGQGFSLIG; translated from the exons ATGCAATCTTTCACCATTCACACATACCAAAGCAAAAACATGGATCGTCGCACGATGTTGTTTTTGCTTCTCACATTGGTATCTACCTTCTCTTTAGTCCAAATCTCCTTTGCTCAACTAGTTCCTGCGATCATGACATTCGGAGACTCTGTAGTTGATGTCGGCAACAACAACTACCTTCCGACCATTTTCAGAGCTGATTACCCTCCTTATGGCCGTGATTTCGCTAACCACAAACCCACCGGCCGTTTCTGCAACGGAAAATTAGCTACTGATATTACCG CTGAGACTCTAGGCTTCACTAAGTACCCACCAGCTTATCTAAGTCCTGAAGCTTCAGGAAAGAACCTTCTCATTGGTGCTAACTTCGCTTCTGCAGCTTCAGGTTATGATGACAAAGCTGCTCTTATCAAT CACGCGATCCCGTTGTATCAGCAAGTTGAGTACTTCAAGGAATACAAGAGCAAGCTCATTAAAATTGCAGGAAGTAAAAAGGCTGATTCGATCATAAGCGGAGCAATCTGTCTCCTAAGTGCAGGAAGCAGTGACTTTGTTCAAAACTACTATGTGAATCCTCTGCTTAACAAAGTCTACACTGTTGATCAGTACGGATCTTTCCTTATCGATAACTTCTCTACATTTATCAAG CAAGTGTATGGGGTTGGAGCAAGGAAGATCGGTGTGACTTCTCTGCCTCCAACGGGGTGTCTTCCAGCTGCAAGAACCCTTTTCGGTTTCCATGAGAAAGGTTGTGTTCAAAGACTCAACACAGATGCTCAGCAATTCAACAAGAAGCTTAATGCAGCTGCTTCAAAGCTTCAGAAGCAGTATTCTGGTCTTAAAATTGTTGTCTTCGACATCTTCACTCCACTCTATGATCTTGTTCAGAACCCTTCCAAATCCG GATTCACTGAAGCAACCAAAGGATGTTGTGGAACAGGAACAGTCGAAACAACTTCACTCTTGTGCAATCCGAAATCGTTGGGGACATGCCCCAATGCTACTCAGTATGTGTTCTGGGACAGTGTTCATCCCTCTGAAGCTGCCAATGAAATTCTTGCCAGTTCTTTAATTGGACAGGGCTTCTCTCTCATCGGTTGA
- the LOC104765476 gene encoding polyadenylate-binding protein 6-like has protein sequence MALVKSETKALGNHHQQQQKHSSRFTSSLYVGDLSPDVTEQDLIHKFSLTVPVSSVHLCRNSVTGKSLCYAYVNFDSPSTASNAMACLNHTDLKGKAMRIMWSQRDLQYRRTTGLGNLYVKNLDSSITSICLERMFSPYGDVLSCKVAEENGKSKGFGFVQFHTEQSAAAARSALHGSVVDGKKLFVAKFINKNDRAAMAGHQESTNVYVKNLIETVTEDYLHTLFSHYGTVSSVVVMRDGMGRSRGFGFVNFCNPVNAKRAVGSLHGKPLGSKTLFVGMALRSDERKEMLKQKYGGNFIAKSNMGWSNLYVKNLSESMNETRLREIFGSYGQIVSAKVMRHENGRSKGFGFVCFSNCEASKQAKRELNGFTVDGKQFVVRVAERKEDRLKMLQQYFHGKPQHYTQVPPVPSPAQLVLPTLPSSFYGQPHHYTQVPVPSPAQPVLPSVPSSFHGQPHHYTQVPPVPYGASYYYMAPQLPQMFSHQNITTCVPAGQAPLKEKRSVHLVYKHPAYPFAKNGAKQKLVFKGEGNRTLEAATCSKATTSAENRREASPALKVMLSPKVKKAEKSGKQIALIGGSCLNIGPAAVA, from the exons ATGGCGCTCGTGAAATCTGAAACGAAGGCGTTGGGAAATCACcaccagcagcagcagaagCATTCTTCAAGGTTTACTTCTTCGCTTTACGTCGGCGATCTTAGCCCAGACGTGACGGAGCAAGATCTCATCCACAAATTCTCCTTGACTGTTCCTGTCTCTTCCGTTCATCTTTGCCGTAACTCCGTCACCGGAAAATCCTTGTGCTACGCTTACGTCAACTTCGATTCTCCTTCCACCg CATCGAATGCTATGGCGTGCTTAAACCATACTGATTTGAAAGGGAAGGCTATGCGAATCATGTGGTCTCAGAGGGATCTTCAATACCGTCGTACTACTGGGCTTGGAAATCTATACGTTAAGAATCTTGACAGCTCGATCACTAGCATTTGCTTAGAGCGAATGTTTTCCCCCTATGGAGACGTACTCTCTTGCAAAGTCGCTGAAGAGAATGGCAAAAGtaaaggttttggttttgttcagtTTCATACAGAGCAATCTGCTGCAGCTGCTCGTTCTGCCCTCCATGGCTCTGTGGTTGATGGCAAGAAACT GTTCGTAGCCAAGTTCATCAACAAGAATGACAGAGCAGCTATGGCAGGACATCAAGAATCCACAAACGTTTATGTGAAGAACCTTATCGAAACTGTTACAGAGGATTATCTACATACACTGTTTTCTCATTATGGGACAGTCTCAAGTGTTGTGGTTATGAGGGATGGTATGGGAAGATCTAGAGGTTTCGGATTTGTCAACTTCTGCAATCCAGTAAATGCTAAGAGAGCTGTGGGATCTCTCCATGGAAAACCACTTG GATCGAAGACTTTGTTTGTTGGAATGGCACTGAGAAGTGATGAAAGGAAGGAGATGCTGAAGCAAAAATACGGGGGCAACTTTATTGCCAAGTCTAACATGGGATGGTCCAATCTGTACGTGAAGAACTTGAGTGAATCAATGAATGAAACAAGACTGCGAGAAATATTTGGAAGCTATGGGCAGATAGTCTCAGCTAAAGTGATGCGTCATGAGAATGGTAGAAGTAAAGGATTCGGCTTTGTGTGTTTCTCTAACTGTGAAGCGTCCAAACAGGCTAAAAGAGAGCTCAATG GGTTTACAGTTGATGGAAAACAATTTGTTGTTCGAGTTGCTGAGCGCAAAGAGGATCGACTCAAGATGTTGCAGCAATACTTTCATGGAAAACCACAGCATTACACGCAAGTTCCTCCTGTTCCTTCACCAGCTCAGCTAGTCCTCCCAACTTTGCCCAGCAGCTTTTATGGACAACCACATCATTACACGCAAGTTCCTGTCCCTTCACCAGCTCAGCCAGTCCTCCCATCTGTGCCCAGCAGCTTTCATGGACAACCACATCATTACACGCAAGTTCCTCCTGTCCCTTACGGGGCATCTTATTACTATATGGCGCCTCAGTTACCACAAATGTTTAGCCACCAAAACATCACCACCTGT GTTCCAGCTGGCCAGGCTCCTCTCAAGGAGAAAAGATCAGTGCACCTAGTCTACAAACACCCG GCTTATCCCTTTGCCAAAAATGGTGCCAAACAGAAACTCGTCTTTAAGGGTGAAGGTAACCGAACTTTAGAGGCTGCGACATGCTCAAAAGCAACAACATCTGCTGAGAACCGTAGAGAAGCATCACCCGCTTTGAAAGTAATGTTGTCACCAAAAGTGAAGAAGGCAGAGAAGTCAGGAAAACAAATTGCACTAATTGGAGGGAGCTGCTTAAACATTGGCCCTGCTGCTGTGGCTTGA
- the LOC104765478 gene encoding nitrile-specifier protein 1-like isoform X2 yields MAQKLAAKGGEIGDVWDDGVYDNVRKVYVGQGQDGIAFVKFEYVNGSQVVAGDEHGGGNKTVLGVDEFEIDVDDYIVYVEGYREKVNDMPTEMITFLTFKTYNGKTSQPIEQRPGTKFVLHGGKIVGFHGRSTDVLHSLGAYVSSAPSASKLLGKWIKVEQKGECPGQRCSHGIAQVGNKVYAFGGEFTPNQPIDKHLYVFDLETRTWSISPATGDIPHLSCLGVRMVSVGSTLYVFGGRDASRQYNGFYSFDTTTNEWKLVTPLEEGPTPRSFHSMAADENNVYVFGGVSATERLKTLDAYNIVDKKWVKCSTPGDNFSVRGGAGLEVVQGKVWVVYGFNGCEVDDVHYYDPVQDKWIQVETFGERPSERSVFASAAVGKHILLFGGEIAMDPLAHAGPGQLADGTFALDTETSKWERLDKIGEEEETPSSRGWTASTTGTIDGKKGLVMHAGKAPTNDRFDDLFFYGIESA; encoded by the exons ATGGCCCAAAAGCTGGCAGCAAAGGGTGGTGAGATTGGAGATGTTTGGGATGATGGTGTTTACGACAATGTTAGAAAGGTGTATGTAGGGCAAG GCCAAGATGGTATAGCATTCGTCAAGTTTGAGTACGTCAATGGTTCTCAAGTGGTTGCTGGAGATGAACATGGTGGCGGAAACAAGACTGTGCTAGGAGTTGATGAG TTTGAGATTGATGTTGATGACTACATCGTATACGTGGAAGGTTACCGTGAGAAAGTTAATGATATGCCCACAGAAATGATCACGTTTCTTACATTCAAAACCTATAACGGCAAAACCTCTCAGCCTATTGAACAAAGACCTGGGACTAAGTTTGTGCTTCACGGTGGAAAAATCGTTGGGTTTCACGGACGTTCGACCGACGTTCTACACTCCCTAGGGGCCTATGTTTCTTCGGCGCCGTCCGCTTCGAAATTGCTCGGAAAATGGATAAAG gtGGAGCAAAAAGGAGAATGTCCAGGGCAAAGATGCTCGCATGGCATAGCACAGGTAGGTAACAAGGTTTACGCCTTTGGTGGTGAGTTCACACCAAATCAGCCCATCGACAAACACCTTTATGTCTTTGACCTCGAGACCCGTACTTGGTCCATTTCTCCAGCCACCGGAGACATTCCGCACCTCTCTTGCTTAGGTGTCCGTATGGTGTCTGTAGGATCAACCCTCTATGTCTTTGGAGGCCGAGACGCTTCACGGCAATATAACGGTTTCTACTCATTTGACACGACAACGAACGAGTGGAAACTGGTAACCCCGTTAGAAGAAGGACCCACTCCTCGTAGTTTTCACTCGATGGCAGCCGATGAGAACAACGTTTACGTTTTCGGTGGGGTAAGTGCTACGGAGCGGCTCAAGACACTTGACGCTTACAACATTGTTGATAAGAAGTGGGTGAAGTGTTCGACTCCAGGAGATAACTTTAGCGTTAGAGGAGGAGCAGGGCTCGAAGTGGTGCAAGGGAAGGTATGGGTTGTGTATGGATTCAACGGATGTGAAGTTGATGATGTTCATTACTATGATCCTGTACAAGACAAGTGGATACAAGTGGAAACATTTGGTGAGAGGCCTTCGGAAAGGAGTGTATTTGCTAGTGCGGCTGTTGGAAAACACATTTTATTGTTTGGAGGTGAGATTGCGATGGACCCACTAGCTCACGCGGGTCCGGGTCAACTGGCCGATGGCACTTTTGCGTTGGACACAGAGACGTCAAAATGGGAGAGGTTGGATAAGATTGGTGAAGAGGAGGAGACTCCGAGTAGCAGAGGATGGACAGCGTCCACAACTGGGACCATTGATGGTAAGAAAGGGCTTGTGATGCATGCTGGGAAAGCTCCAACCAATGACCGGTTTGatgatcttttcttttatggaaTTGAATCTGCTTAA
- the LOC104765478 gene encoding nitrile-specifier protein 1-like isoform X1 encodes MAQKLAAKGGEIGDVWDDGVYDNVRKVYVGQGQDGIAFVKFEYVNGSQVVAGDEHGGGNKTVLGVDEFEIDVDDYIVYVEGYREKVNDMPTEMITFLTFKTYNGKTSQPIEQRPGTKFVLHGGKIVGFHGRSTDVLHSLGAYVSSAPSASKLLGKWIKVEQKGECPGQRCSHGIAQVGNKVYAFGGEFTPNQPIDKHLYVFDLETRTWSISPATGDIPHLSCLGVRMVSVGSTLYVFGGRDASRQYNGFYSFDTTTNEWKLVTPLEEGPTPRSFHSMAADENNVYVFGGVSATERLKTLDAYNIVDKKWVKCSTPGDNFSVRGGAGLEVVQGKVWVVYGFNGCEVDDVHYYDPVQDKWIQVETFGERPSERSVFASAAVGKHILLFGGEIAMDPLAHAGPGQLADGTFALDTETSKWERLDKIGEEEETPSSRGWTASTTGTIDGKKGLVMHAGKAPTNDRFDDLFFYGIESA; translated from the exons ATGGCCCAAAAGCTGGCAGCAAAGGGTGGTGAGATTGGAGATGTTTGGGATGATGGTGTTTACGACAATGTTAGAAAGGTGTATGTAGGGCAAGGCCAAGATGGTATAGCATTCGTCAAGTTTGAGTACGTCAATGGTTCTCAAGTGGTTGCTGGAGATGAACATGGTGGCGGAAACAAGACTGTGCTAGGAGTTGATGAG TTTGAGATTGATGTTGATGACTACATCGTATACGTGGAAGGTTACCGTGAGAAAGTTAATGATATGCCCACAGAAATGATCACGTTTCTTACATTCAAAACCTATAACGGCAAAACCTCTCAGCCTATTGAACAAAGACCTGGGACTAAGTTTGTGCTTCACGGTGGAAAAATCGTTGGGTTTCACGGACGTTCGACCGACGTTCTACACTCCCTAGGGGCCTATGTTTCTTCGGCGCCGTCCGCTTCGAAATTGCTCGGAAAATGGATAAAG gtGGAGCAAAAAGGAGAATGTCCAGGGCAAAGATGCTCGCATGGCATAGCACAGGTAGGTAACAAGGTTTACGCCTTTG GTGGTGAGTTCACACCAAATCAGCCCATCGACAAACACCTTTATGTCTTTGACCTCGAGACCCGTACTTGGTCCATTTCTCCAGCCACCGGAGACATTCCGCACCTCTCTTGCTTAGGTGTCCGTATGGTGTCTGTAGGATCAACCCTCTATGTCTTTGGAGGCCGAGACGCTTCACGGCAATATAACGGTTTCTACTCATTTGACACGACAACGAACGAGTGGAAACTGGTAACCCCGTTAGAAGAAGGACCCACTCCTCGTAGTTTTCACTCGATGGCAGCCGATGAGAACAACGTTTACGTTTTCGGTGGGGTAAGTGCTACGGAGCGGCTCAAGACACTTGACGCTTACAACATTGTTGATAAGAAGTGGGTGAAGTGTTCGACTCCAGGAGATAACTTTAGCGTTAGAGGAGGAGCAGGGCTCGAAGTGGTGCAAGGGAAGGTATGGGTTGTGTATGGATTCAACGGATGTGAAGTTGATGATGTTCATTACTATGATCCTGTACAAGACAAGTGGATACAAGTGGAAACATTTGGTGAGAGGCCTTCGGAAAGGAGTGTATTTGCTAGTGCGGCTGTTGGAAAACACATTTTATTGTTTGGAGGTGAGATTGCGATGGACCCACTAGCTCACGCGGGTCCGGGTCAACTGGCCGATGGCACTTTTGCGTTGGACACAGAGACGTCAAAATGGGAGAGGTTGGATAAGATTGGTGAAGAGGAGGAGACTCCGAGTAGCAGAGGATGGACAGCGTCCACAACTGGGACCATTGATGGTAAGAAAGGGCTTGTGATGCATGCTGGGAAAGCTCCAACCAATGACCGGTTTGatgatcttttcttttatggaaTTGAATCTGCTTAA